A stretch of Shewanella dokdonensis DNA encodes these proteins:
- a CDS encoding AMP-binding protein encodes MDTQRSYSKGKSAPALLTETIGNYFDRIVAQFPTNEALVVRYQQKNAQPTRLTYQALQQKVDCYAKALLALGVQKGERVGIWAPNGIQWCISQLATAKIGAILIGINPAFQRHEIEYVLQQSQCNWLIAADAFITHNYTQILYQLIPELLLAAKPLNSERLPDLQAIITLSEEPRIGMIQWRTLPQLAETITADELSTRQQQVAIQDPVTIQYTSGTTGFAKGATLSHFNILNNGFFVTENMRFSKQDRVVIPLPLHHCLGMVVSTLGCITHGATMIFPGELFSPLSVLTAVTEEKATVLHGTPSMFVAELNHPQFELFDLSSLRTGMVCGAPCPPEIVHAVIDKMHIPEIQIAYGMTETGPISSQIKADDPVDKRVNTVGRTLPHLENKIIDTQGNTVARGEIGEICTRGYSVMLGYWHNAEATTTILDAQGWIHSGDLATMDDQGYIHIVGRLKDMIIRGGENIYPREIEDFLHTHPAVADVQVTGTPSEKFGEEVVAWIILKTGCTLTEHDIKRFCKGHIADYKIPRFVRFVTEYPMTATGKVQKSKLDIQCS; translated from the coding sequence TTGGATACTCAACGAAGTTATTCGAAAGGGAAGTCAGCTCCGGCGTTGCTCACGGAGACGATAGGCAACTACTTTGATAGGATAGTCGCTCAGTTTCCTACTAATGAAGCTCTTGTTGTACGATATCAACAGAAAAATGCTCAACCGACACGTTTGACTTATCAAGCACTACAGCAAAAAGTGGATTGTTACGCTAAAGCCCTATTAGCATTAGGAGTACAAAAAGGTGAGCGGGTGGGAATATGGGCACCCAATGGTATCCAATGGTGTATTAGCCAGTTAGCAACGGCTAAAATTGGTGCGATTTTGATTGGCATTAATCCCGCTTTTCAACGTCATGAAATAGAGTATGTTCTGCAACAATCACAGTGTAACTGGCTCATCGCCGCCGATGCATTTATAACCCACAATTACACTCAGATACTCTACCAGCTTATTCCTGAGCTTCTGCTCGCTGCAAAACCGCTTAACTCAGAAAGACTTCCCGATCTACAAGCTATCATCACTCTCAGTGAAGAGCCACGCATCGGAATGATACAGTGGCGTACGCTTCCCCAATTAGCTGAGACTATCACCGCTGATGAATTAAGCACCCGGCAGCAACAAGTCGCTATCCAGGATCCGGTCACGATTCAATATACATCTGGAACTACAGGGTTTGCTAAAGGAGCAACCCTGAGCCACTTCAATATCTTGAATAACGGCTTTTTCGTGACTGAAAATATGCGTTTTTCTAAACAAGATCGGGTTGTGATCCCGCTTCCTTTACATCATTGTTTAGGCATGGTTGTGAGTACCTTAGGCTGCATTACTCATGGTGCCACCATGATCTTTCCTGGCGAGCTGTTTTCACCCTTGTCAGTTCTAACTGCCGTCACAGAAGAAAAAGCAACCGTCCTTCATGGTACTCCCAGCATGTTCGTTGCTGAATTAAATCATCCGCAATTTGAACTATTTGACTTGTCATCGTTACGGACTGGAATGGTCTGTGGAGCACCTTGCCCTCCCGAAATTGTGCATGCAGTCATCGATAAAATGCATATCCCGGAAATACAGATTGCATACGGCATGACTGAAACCGGCCCAATTTCATCGCAGATAAAAGCAGATGATCCAGTAGATAAACGAGTAAACACGGTGGGAAGGACGCTCCCACACCTAGAAAACAAAATTATCGACACTCAAGGAAATACCGTTGCCAGAGGCGAAATCGGCGAAATATGTACTCGCGGATATAGCGTGATGTTAGGGTATTGGCATAATGCCGAGGCAACTACTACGATACTCGATGCTCAAGGATGGATACACAGTGGGGATTTAGCAACGATGGACGACCAAGGCTATATACATATTGTTGGCCGTCTAAAAGATATGATCATTCGGGGTGGGGAAAATATATATCCTCGTGAGATTGAGGATTTTCTACATACCCATCCCGCAGTTGCCGATGTTCAGGTTACCGGAACACCCAGTGAAAAATTTGGTGAAGAAGTCGTGGCTTGGATCATTTTGAAAACAGGATGCACATTAACGGAACATGACATCAAGCGTTTTTGTAAAGGCCATATTGCGGACTACAAAATTCCTAGATTTGTTAGATTTGTTACTGAATATCCCATGACGGCAACTGGCAAAGTACAAAAATCCAAACTGGATATACAATGTTCTTAG
- a CDS encoding carbamoyltransferase N-terminal domain-containing protein yields MTYILGISAFYHDSAAVLLKDGKIVAAIQEERFSRIKNDDRFPKSAIQWMLADNQLTMEDIDYVIFYEKPFIKFERILETCIRFAPKGYELFCQAIPVWLKDKIFQKVSITRSLTELEGENSGIKSYFFRTSFIPLRSSFLPIPFYLCCDSYY; encoded by the coding sequence ATGACCTATATTCTTGGTATTTCTGCTTTTTATCATGATAGTGCAGCGGTACTACTCAAAGACGGTAAAATCGTTGCTGCTATTCAGGAAGAACGATTTTCGCGGATAAAGAATGATGATCGGTTCCCAAAATCAGCCATTCAATGGATGTTAGCGGATAACCAACTGACCATGGAAGACATTGACTATGTGATCTTTTATGAAAAGCCATTCATTAAATTTGAGCGGATCTTGGAGACCTGTATTCGGTTTGCCCCCAAAGGATATGAGCTTTTTTGCCAGGCGATACCCGTTTGGTTAAAGGATAAAATTTTTCAAAAAGTATCGATTACTAGGAGTTTAACTGAATTAGAGGGGGAAAACAGTGGAATAAAAAGCTACTTTTTCCGAACATCATTTATCCCATTGCGCAGCAGCTTTTTACCCATCCCCTTTTACCTCTGCTGCGATTCTTACTATTGA
- a CDS encoding AMP-binding protein: MEYAPQLADTITASELNTRQQQVDVKAPATIQYTSGTTGFAKGATLSHFNILNNAFFITESMKFSERDRLVIPVPLYHCFGMILSTIGCISHGATMIYPGELFSPLSVLTAVEEEQATALYGVPSMFIAILNNSQFELFDVSSLRTGIMSGSPCPQEVMEAVIDKMHMKEIQIAYGMTETSPISVQTSADDPLDKRVNTVGRTQPHLENKIVDIQGNIVPIGEIGEICTRGYSLMLGYWNDPEATSAIIDAEGWIHSGDLAMMDNQGYVHIVGRLKDMIIRGGENISPREIEDFLHTHPAVADVQVTGTPSEKFGEEVVAWIILKTGYTLTEHDIKCFCKGHIADYKIPRFVRFVTEYPMTATGKVQKNKLNFSDIP, encoded by the coding sequence GTGGAGTACGCTCCCCAACTGGCAGATACTATCACAGCCAGTGAGTTAAATACTCGCCAGCAACAAGTAGACGTTAAGGCGCCCGCCACGATTCAATATACATCCGGAACCACAGGTTTTGCTAAAGGGGCAACTCTTAGCCATTTTAATATCCTAAATAACGCTTTTTTTATAACCGAAAGTATGAAATTTTCCGAACGAGATCGTTTGGTGATCCCGGTGCCTTTATATCACTGCTTTGGCATGATATTGAGTACCATAGGTTGCATTTCCCATGGTGCCACCATGATATATCCTGGCGAGCTGTTTTCACCCTTGTCGGTCCTAACTGCTGTTGAAGAGGAACAAGCAACGGCCCTCTATGGTGTTCCCAGCATGTTTATTGCGATATTAAACAACTCACAGTTTGAGCTGTTCGACGTATCCTCACTCCGGACGGGTATTATGTCTGGCTCTCCGTGTCCACAAGAAGTTATGGAAGCCGTAATCGATAAAATGCACATGAAGGAGATACAGATTGCTTACGGCATGACCGAAACGAGTCCCATATCAGTTCAGACAAGTGCTGATGATCCATTAGATAAACGAGTAAACACGGTTGGAAGGACACAACCGCACCTGGAAAACAAAATTGTCGACATTCAGGGGAACATAGTTCCAATAGGTGAGATTGGTGAGATTTGTACTCGCGGATATAGCCTGATGTTAGGGTATTGGAACGATCCAGAGGCAACATCTGCAATAATCGATGCAGAAGGATGGATACATAGCGGGGATTTAGCAATGATGGATAATCAAGGCTATGTCCATATTGTTGGTCGTTTAAAAGATATGATCATTCGGGGTGGCGAAAATATATCTCCCCGAGAGATTGAGGATTTTCTACATACCCATCCCGCAGTTGCCGATGTTCAGGTTACCGGAACACCCAGTGAAAAATTTGGTGAAGAAGTCGTGGCTTGGATCATTTTGAAAACAGGATACACATTAACGGAACATGACATCAAGTGTTTTTGTAAAGGCCATATTGCGGACTACAAAATTCCTAGATTCGTTAGATTTGTTACTGAATATCCCATGACGGCAACTGGCAAAGTACAAAAAAACAAACTTAACTTCAGTGATATACCTTAG
- a CDS encoding DUF5989 family protein: MKEIFLELMSFFFSKKSRMLLIPFLVVLLVLSVLFVFTGSSSWAPFIYAIF, translated from the coding sequence ATGAAAGAAATTTTTCTAGAGCTAATGAGTTTTTTCTTTTCTAAGAAAAGTCGGATGCTCCTCATTCCTTTCTTAGTTGTTTTACTCGTGTTATCAGTATTGTTTGTGTTTACCGGTAGTTCGAGTTGGGCGCCTTTCATATACGCCATTTTCTAA
- a CDS encoding SGNH/GDSL hydrolase family protein has protein sequence MWIRSWGRNLLLMSLGIILALLAGEGVVRVATMDQQNYVIEMWRYAKLLKEKSPDPEIGHQHLPNHSATLQNVIIQTNEFGMRGPRPDSHAQHRVAIVGDSIALGWGISDQQSLRGQLAQRLPEKFDVVNAGVGNMNMAQSVKLWSKINQKIKADTLIVLVTPRATAKVITQEPGWFVKHSELAALALTFIKQLMSGEFGEQALLHGYQQQWQSEAGQAILTSAFNQLKHITQVHNARVIIASVPEMHDFNHYQFGFMEQETKRYAEQYGFTYIDLLPCYKALLLHHFGFHLKISI, from the coding sequence ATGTGGATTCGCTCGTGGGGACGCAACCTACTATTGATGTCGTTGGGGATTATTCTAGCTTTGTTAGCTGGTGAAGGGGTTGTCCGAGTGGCCACCATGGATCAACAAAACTATGTGATCGAAATGTGGCGTTATGCGAAGTTGTTGAAAGAGAAAAGTCCTGATCCCGAGATCGGGCATCAACATCTTCCGAATCATTCCGCAACCTTACAGAATGTGATAATCCAAACCAATGAGTTTGGTATGCGTGGACCTCGACCTGATAGCCATGCTCAGCATCGTGTTGCGATAGTGGGGGACTCAATAGCCTTAGGATGGGGAATCTCCGATCAACAGAGCCTTCGAGGGCAACTCGCACAACGCTTACCAGAAAAATTTGATGTGGTAAATGCGGGTGTGGGAAATATGAATATGGCTCAGTCAGTGAAGCTTTGGTCAAAAATTAATCAAAAAATTAAAGCTGATACACTTATTGTACTTGTGACACCTAGAGCGACGGCTAAAGTAATAACACAAGAGCCGGGATGGTTTGTGAAACATAGTGAATTGGCAGCACTGGCCTTGACATTTATAAAGCAGCTAATGAGTGGTGAATTTGGTGAACAAGCACTGCTACATGGATATCAACAACAATGGCAAAGCGAGGCTGGTCAGGCAATATTAACAAGTGCCTTTAATCAGTTAAAGCATATTACCCAGGTACATAATGCCCGAGTGATCATTGCATCCGTGCCTGAAATGCACGATTTTAACCACTATCAGTTTGGATTTATGGAACAGGAGACTAAGCGCTATGCAGAACAATATGGATTTACGTATATAGATCTGCTCCCCTGTTACAAGGCGCTCCTACTTCATCATTTTGGGTTTCACCTCAAGATATCCATTTAA
- a CDS encoding AMP-binding protein produces MAHLSYSKGAPAPALLTETIGNYFDKIVAQFPTNEALVVRYQQKNAQPTRLTYQALQQKVDCYAKALLALGVQKGERVGIWAPNSVQWCISQLAISKVGAILVGINPAFQSPEVETVLKQSQCNWLIAADVSITNNYTQILYQLIPELLHSSEQLNSKRFPDLHAIITLSTEPRVGMIQWSTLPNWQILSQPVS; encoded by the coding sequence TTGGCTCATTTAAGTTATTCGAAAGGGGCACCAGCTCCGGCGCTGCTCACGGAGACGATAGGCAACTACTTTGATAAGATAGTCGCTCAGTTTCCTACTAATGAAGCTCTTGTTGTACGATATCAACAGAAAAATGCTCAACCGACACGTTTGACTTATCAAGCACTACAGCAAAAAGTGGATTGTTACGCTAAAGCCCTATTGGCATTAGGTGTACAAAAAGGTGAGCGGGTGGGAATATGGGCGCCCAATAGCGTTCAATGGTGTATTAGTCAGTTAGCAATCTCTAAAGTCGGCGCGATTTTGGTTGGTATTAACCCAGCTTTTCAAAGCCCTGAAGTCGAAACCGTATTGAAACAATCGCAGTGTAACTGGCTTATAGCTGCTGATGTATCTATAACCAATAACTATACTCAGATACTCTACCAGCTTATTCCTGAGCTTTTGCATTCCTCTGAACAACTTAACTCAAAACGATTTCCAGATTTGCACGCTATCATCACCCTCAGCACTGAGCCGAGAGTCGGTATGATACAGTGGAGTACGCTCCCCAACTGGCAGATACTATCACAGCCAGTGAGTTAA